A region of Micromonospora sp. WMMD882 DNA encodes the following proteins:
- a CDS encoding MerR family transcriptional regulator: MLSIGELARASGLTVSALRFYDRHRILTPAWVDAHTGYRWYAADQVRAARLAAGLRRVGMPLAGIAAAVRADPAAVHGLLDAHLRRLEAGLADARRELSRIRALLDPEEIVMTTRIILSRADLAAAFEAVRFAVGADPGLPQLATVLVDVEADAVTLVATDRYRLAVAGADATVTGPPVRLPVPVDVADRVRELLASATAGEAALTVSADGLTVAVGDAQVTGEAVDVDYPDHRRLVGAAAGTRRATVQAPALRAALTGAPTVVREHDGVRYDVTVLSVDDAGTVEVVGDAPVAGDALRVGINREFLLDALDAAGQAQLVLELDGPITPLIVRRPDDDRSFSLLMPIRL; encoded by the coding sequence CTGCTCAGCATCGGCGAGCTGGCCCGGGCCAGCGGCCTGACGGTGAGCGCGTTGCGCTTCTACGACCGGCACCGGATCCTGACGCCGGCGTGGGTGGACGCGCACACCGGCTACCGCTGGTACGCCGCCGACCAGGTGCGCGCCGCCCGGCTGGCGGCCGGGCTGCGGCGGGTGGGGATGCCGCTGGCCGGCATCGCCGCCGCCGTCCGCGCCGACCCGGCGGCGGTCCACGGCCTGCTCGACGCGCACCTGCGCCGACTGGAGGCCGGGCTCGCCGATGCCCGCCGTGAACTCTCCCGGATCCGTGCCCTGCTCGATCCCGAGGAGATCGTCATGACCACCCGAATCATCCTGTCCCGCGCCGACCTGGCCGCCGCGTTCGAGGCGGTCCGGTTCGCCGTCGGGGCCGACCCCGGGTTGCCCCAGCTCGCCACCGTCCTGGTCGACGTCGAGGCGGACGCGGTCACCCTGGTCGCCACCGACCGGTACCGGCTGGCCGTGGCCGGCGCGGACGCCACCGTCACCGGCCCGCCGGTCCGGCTGCCGGTGCCGGTCGACGTGGCCGACCGGGTCCGTGAGCTGCTCGCCTCGGCGACCGCCGGGGAGGCCGCCCTGACCGTGTCCGCCGACGGGCTCACCGTCGCCGTCGGGGACGCGCAGGTCACCGGGGAGGCCGTCGACGTGGACTACCCGGACCACCGGCGGCTGGTCGGGGCCGCCGCCGGCACCCGCCGGGCCACCGTGCAGGCGCCAGCGCTGCGCGCCGCGCTGACCGGCGCGCCCACCGTGGTCCGCGAGCACGACGGCGTCCGCTACGACGTCACCGTGCTCAGCGTGGACGACGCCGGAACGGTCGAGGTCGTCGGGGACGCCCCGGTCGCCGGGGACGCGTTGCGGGTCGGGATCAACCGGGAGTTCCTGCTGGACGCGTTGGACGCGGCCGGTCAGGCCCAGTTGGTCCTGGAGCTGGACGGCCCGATCACCCCCCTGATCGTCCGTCGCCCCGACGACGACCGCTCCTTCTCCCTGCTCATGCCCATCCGCCTCTGA
- a CDS encoding saccharopine dehydrogenase NADP-binding domain-containing protein has translation MTDHRAYDLVLFGATGFTGALTADYLARHAPAGLRWALAGRDPGRLAGVRDRLAAVDPSCADLPLLTADVTDPASLRAVAESARVVATTVGPYLRHGEPLVAACARAGTDYLDITGEPEFVDQMYLRHHAEAARTGARLVHTCGFDSIPYDVGVWFTLKHLPTDGPVTVEGYVRAGGRVSAGTYHSALTAFERSGQMRRAARERRAAEPRPAGRRVRAVPGRVGRSAELGMWVAPLATVDPQVVRRTALARPEYGPDFTYRHFAAIRRLPTLLAGAVGLTALIGLAQIPPARRWLHGRLASGQGPTAAQRAKGWFRVRFAGVGGGRRVVTEVSGGDPGYDETAKMLAEAALCLALDDLPATAGQVTPVTAMGDALLDRLTRAGITVRVVDSPAPGSAAPPGSSPAAAAGGAAPPVGG, from the coding sequence GTGACCGATCACCGCGCGTACGACCTGGTCCTGTTCGGCGCGACCGGCTTCACCGGCGCGCTGACCGCCGACTACCTCGCCCGGCACGCCCCGGCCGGGCTGCGCTGGGCGCTGGCGGGCCGTGATCCGGGCAGGCTGGCCGGCGTACGGGACCGGCTGGCCGCCGTGGATCCGTCCTGCGCCGACCTGCCGCTGCTCACCGCCGACGTGACCGACCCGGCGTCGCTGCGGGCGGTGGCGGAGAGCGCCCGGGTGGTGGCGACCACCGTCGGCCCGTACCTGCGGCACGGGGAGCCCCTGGTCGCCGCGTGCGCCCGGGCCGGCACCGACTACCTGGACATCACCGGCGAGCCGGAGTTCGTCGACCAGATGTACCTGCGGCACCACGCCGAGGCGGCGCGCACGGGGGCCCGGTTGGTGCACACCTGCGGCTTCGACTCGATCCCGTACGACGTGGGGGTCTGGTTCACCCTCAAGCACCTGCCGACCGACGGCCCGGTGACCGTCGAGGGGTACGTCCGGGCCGGCGGGAGGGTCTCCGCCGGGACGTACCATTCGGCGCTCACCGCGTTTGAGCGGTCCGGGCAGATGCGCCGGGCGGCCCGCGAGCGCCGCGCCGCCGAGCCCCGGCCGGCGGGCCGCCGGGTCCGGGCCGTGCCGGGGCGGGTCGGCCGCTCGGCGGAGCTGGGCATGTGGGTGGCCCCGCTGGCCACCGTCGACCCGCAGGTGGTCCGCCGGACCGCGCTGGCCCGCCCGGAGTACGGCCCGGACTTCACCTACCGGCACTTCGCGGCGATCCGGCGGTTGCCGACCCTGCTGGCCGGCGCGGTCGGGTTGACCGCGCTGATCGGCCTGGCCCAGATCCCGCCGGCCCGGCGCTGGCTGCACGGCCGGCTCGCCTCCGGTCAGGGGCCGACCGCCGCGCAGCGGGCGAAGGGCTGGTTCCGGGTCCGGTTCGCCGGCGTGGGCGGAGGCCGTCGGGTCGTCACCGAGGTCTCCGGCGGCGATCCCGGGTACGACGAGACGGCCAAGATGCTCGCCGAGGCGGCGCTGTGCCTGGCGTTGGACGACCTGCCGGCCACCGCCGGGCAGGTGACCCCGGTGACGGCGATGGGCGACGCCCTGCTGGACCGGCTGACCCGGGCCGGCATCACCGTCCGGGTGGTGGACTCCCCCGCGCCCGGCTCCGCCGCCCCGCCCGGCTCGTCCCCGGCCGCTGCGGCCGGTGGCGCGGCTCCCCCGGTCGGCGGTTGA
- a CDS encoding alcohol dehydrogenase catalytic domain-containing protein codes for MRALCWVGGDALAVREVPDPELRNGHDAIVRVRQSATCGSDLRLMASGALTPGDVLGHEFLGDVVAVGPQVRRRRVGDRVVVSSVVACGRCWHCAHGWYSSCDNGTAGPAVDEPVWEQSPAGCYGHPATAGGFAGSHAEYVRVPYADVGAFPVPDGVTDERAVFASDAVPTGWSGAELGGVRPGDVVAVWGAGAVGQLAARAAVLRGAARVIVVDRYDDRLRMARRHVGAETVNYRHDDVPAELAERSGGRGPDVCVEAAGAVDGGRGLAERLPGRLRGAPRTPLALREAVHACRKGGTVVVLGDLDGFVDAFPMGAVVRKGLTVRGGRPHGPRHIPAALDRMARDELRTEYLATHRFPLERAAEGYALFRERADGCVRVLFTPG; via the coding sequence GTGAGGGCGCTGTGCTGGGTCGGGGGCGACGCGCTGGCCGTACGGGAGGTGCCCGACCCGGAGCTGCGCAACGGCCACGACGCGATCGTCCGGGTCCGGCAGAGCGCCACCTGTGGCTCGGACCTGCGCCTGATGGCAAGTGGCGCGCTGACGCCCGGGGACGTGCTCGGCCACGAGTTCCTCGGTGACGTGGTGGCGGTCGGCCCGCAGGTGCGCCGGCGGCGGGTCGGCGACCGGGTCGTGGTGAGCTCGGTGGTGGCCTGTGGCCGGTGCTGGCACTGCGCCCACGGGTGGTACTCGAGCTGTGACAACGGGACCGCCGGGCCGGCCGTGGACGAGCCGGTCTGGGAGCAGAGCCCGGCCGGCTGCTACGGCCACCCGGCGACCGCCGGCGGGTTCGCCGGCAGCCACGCCGAGTACGTCCGGGTGCCGTACGCCGACGTCGGCGCGTTCCCCGTGCCGGACGGGGTGACCGACGAACGGGCGGTGTTCGCCTCGGACGCCGTGCCGACCGGCTGGTCCGGGGCCGAGCTGGGTGGGGTGCGCCCGGGAGACGTGGTGGCGGTCTGGGGCGCGGGCGCGGTCGGGCAGCTCGCGGCGCGGGCGGCGGTGCTGCGCGGCGCGGCCCGGGTGATCGTGGTCGACCGGTACGACGACCGGTTGCGGATGGCCCGCCGGCACGTCGGCGCGGAGACGGTGAACTACCGCCACGACGACGTGCCGGCCGAGCTGGCCGAACGCAGCGGCGGACGCGGCCCGGACGTGTGCGTCGAGGCCGCCGGCGCCGTCGACGGCGGCCGTGGGCTCGCCGAGCGGCTGCCGGGACGGCTACGCGGCGCGCCCCGTACGCCGCTGGCCCTGCGCGAGGCGGTGCACGCCTGCCGCAAGGGCGGCACGGTCGTGGTGCTGGGGGACCTCGACGGGTTCGTGGACGCGTTCCCGATGGGCGCGGTCGTGCGGAAGGGGCTGACCGTGCGGGGCGGACGTCCGCACGGCCCCCGGCACATCCCGGCCGCGCTGGACCGGATGGCCCGTGACGAGCTGCGCACCGAGTACCTGGCCACCCACCGGTTCCCGTTGGAGCGGGCCGCCGAGGGGTACGCGCTGTTCCGGGAGCGGGCGGACGGCTGCGTACGGGTGCTGTTCACCCCGGGCTGA